A DNA window from Molothrus ater isolate BHLD 08-10-18 breed brown headed cowbird chromosome 2, BPBGC_Mater_1.1, whole genome shotgun sequence contains the following coding sequences:
- the CFAP298 gene encoding cilia- and flagella-associated protein 298 has translation MVRLHVKRGGESEFLLEAPGSARLAELAPLVARIHNGRLKVQRLCSEMEELAEHGISLPYNMQGLTEEQIEELKLKDEWAEKCVPSGGSVFRKDEMGRRNGFAPNEKMQQVIKKTIEEAKALISKKQVQASVCVGMETVTDALEQLRGAVTIVYPMGLPPHDPIRMELEDKEDLSGTHAGTEVIKESEAQLWWAGKQLEETKLLSDYVGKNEKTTIIVKIQKKGQGAPGREPVLSHEEQKEMMLYYHRKQEELKKLDEEDDDSFLSAEWADSHALKRQFHGVKDIKWGPR, from the exons ATGGTGCGGCTGCACGTCAAGCGCGGCGGCGAGAGCGAGTTCCTGCTGGAGGCGCCGGGCAGCGCCCGCCTGGCCGAGCTGGCGCCGCTGGTCGCCCGCATCCACAACGGGCGGCTGAAGGTGCAGCGCCTGTGCTCAG AgatggaggagctggcagagcatggCATTTCCTTACCTTACAACATGCAAGGACTGACAGAGGAGCAGATAGAAGAGCTGAAGTTAAAGGACGAGTGGGCAGAGAAGTGTGTCCCAAGCGGTGGGAGCGTCTTCAGGAAGGATGAGATGGGGCGAAGAAATGGATTTG ctccaaatgaaaaaatgcagcaaGTTATAAAGAAGACAATAGAAGAAGCCAAGGCATTAATCTCTAAG AAACAAGTTCAGGCCAGTGTGTGCGTTGGCATGGAGACGGTGACAGAcgccctggagcagctccgaGGGGCGGTCACGATCGTGTATCCCATGGGATTGCCCCCACACGATCCCATCAGGATGGAGTTGGAGGATAAAGAAGACTTGTCAGGAACTCAC GCTGGAACTGAAGTTATAAAAGAATCCGAAGCACAGTTGTGGTGGGCAGGAAAGCAGTTAGAAGAAACAAAGTTGCTGTCTGACTATGTGggcaaaaatgagaaaacaaccATCATTGTGAAGATCCAGAAG AAAGGGCAGGGAGCCCCGGGGCGGGAGCCTGTGCTGAGCCACGAGGAGCAGAAGGAGATGATGCTGTACTACCACaggaagcaggaggagctgaag AAACTGGACGAGGAGGACGACGACTCCTTCCTCAGCGCTGAGTGGGCAGACAGCCACGCTCTGAAAAGGCAGTTCCACGGGGTCAAAGACATCAAATGGGGTCCCAGATGA